In Calothrix sp. PCC 7507, one DNA window encodes the following:
- a CDS encoding saccharopine dehydrogenase family protein produces MTDRVLILGGRGRIGSSVAQDLATHTQAEITITGRSPAIEKTGSLLLEKPVQFLMLDLAEVDKLRKAIAQSNLVIHCAGPFHHRDTNVLQLCIEQGVNYIDVSDHRSYTIKALSCHDQAIAAGVTAIVNTGIFPGISNSMVRQGVEQFDNPEKIHLSYLVSGSGGAGVTVMRTTFLGLQHPFEAWIDGKWRLVKPYTDREMINFPSPYGRSGVYWFDMPETFTIPRSFPSVKTVITKFGSVPDFYNYLTWMAANIFPKWLMQRHNMIEFLSYVSHFMTDITNPFSGIGVAVRAEVTGQKNGKIATYCANLVYENTALASGCGTGSIAQFLISGKLKKPGVWPVEEALPTDLFMEAIQSRGMQINHTLAD; encoded by the coding sequence ATGACAGATAGAGTTTTGATTCTGGGGGGAAGAGGGCGCATTGGTAGCAGTGTTGCCCAAGACTTAGCTACCCACACGCAAGCGGAAATTACAATCACTGGACGTTCTCCAGCGATTGAAAAGACTGGTAGCTTGCTTTTGGAAAAACCAGTGCAGTTTTTGATGTTGGATTTAGCGGAAGTTGACAAGTTGCGGAAGGCGATCGCACAATCTAATTTAGTGATTCACTGTGCCGGCCCTTTTCATCACCGAGATACCAATGTTCTGCAACTCTGCATTGAACAAGGTGTTAACTATATCGATGTTAGTGATCATCGTTCTTATACTATTAAGGCACTAAGTTGTCATGATCAAGCCATCGCTGCTGGTGTAACAGCAATTGTTAACACTGGGATTTTTCCCGGCATTTCTAACAGTATGGTACGTCAGGGTGTTGAGCAATTCGATAACCCAGAAAAGATACACCTGAGTTATTTAGTCTCTGGTTCAGGTGGTGCTGGTGTGACGGTAATGCGGACAACTTTTTTAGGGTTACAACATCCTTTTGAAGCTTGGATTGATGGTAAATGGAGGTTAGTTAAACCCTATACTGATAGGGAAATGATTAACTTTCCATCTCCCTATGGACGCAGTGGGGTTTACTGGTTTGATATGCCCGAAACATTTACAATACCCCGTTCTTTTCCATCAGTGAAAACTGTAATTACTAAGTTTGGTTCTGTGCCTGACTTTTATAATTATCTGACTTGGATGGCTGCAAATATCTTTCCTAAGTGGTTAATGCAGCGTCATAATATGATTGAATTTTTGTCTTATGTTAGTCATTTTATGACAGATATTACCAATCCTTTCAGCGGTATTGGGGTAGCAGTGCGTGCAGAAGTTACGGGACAAAAAAATGGTAAAATAGCTACTTATTGTGCAAACTTAGTGTATGAAAATACAGCCCTAGCTTCTGGTTGTGGCACAGGTAGCATTGCCCAATTTTTAATTTCAGGTAAACTCAAGAAACCAGGAGTTTGGCCTGTGGAAGAAGCATTACCAACAGATTTATTTATGGAAGCAATCCAAAGTCGGGGAATGCAGATTAATCACACTTTAGCTGATTAG